From Vibrio artabrorum, a single genomic window includes:
- a CDS encoding G protein-coupled receptor family protein, with protein MTLTDTLLRYAAMSVLFIGLTACGDQEETQAATADIEVSISANPHWGTLVFDLQAITDSTVISNVVINRGNCRLPAGTTSELSRNVSLKFGQTYTGYSNNCTVDSVKEIEVTSSAGTFVYTF; from the coding sequence ATGACATTAACCGACACCCTACTCCGATACGCCGCTATGAGCGTGCTGTTTATCGGGCTCACTGCTTGTGGCGACCAAGAAGAGACTCAAGCAGCAACAGCAGATATTGAAGTGTCGATATCTGCTAACCCTCACTGGGGAACATTGGTCTTTGACCTACAAGCCATCACCGACAGCACCGTAATAAGCAATGTAGTGATTAACCGTGGTAACTGCCGATTACCCGCAGGCACAACCTCAGAGCTATCAAGAAACGTTTCATTGAAGTTCGGCCAGACCTACACCGGATACAGCAACAACTGCACCGTGGACAGCGTGAAAGAAATCGAAGTCACCTCCAGTGCTGGCACCTTTGTCTACACCTTCTAA
- a CDS encoding DUF2787 domain-containing protein gives MSKLIFTASLLPVSKKLHKLLSEQLTAHLLSNEALTTSRYLVFNFRDKSYSAEEGGFHPVEMAICQTSTGEWSIEYITDFAYMRNYYPELERNLDFDFRVGQFFVAYRGWLPMQGSRDAKELYRLWENNFLAYVDMDSYNEIAVTPQ, from the coding sequence ATGTCTAAATTAATCTTCACTGCATCCTTACTACCTGTGTCTAAGAAACTGCATAAGCTGTTAAGTGAACAGCTCACCGCTCATTTGCTGAGCAATGAAGCACTGACCACCAGCCGTTATCTGGTGTTTAACTTTCGCGATAAAAGTTACAGCGCGGAAGAAGGCGGGTTCCATCCGGTTGAGATGGCGATTTGCCAAACCTCAACAGGGGAATGGAGTATTGAGTACATCACCGACTTTGCTTATATGAGGAATTACTATCCAGAGCTAGAGCGCAACTTGGATTTTGATTTTCGGGTTGGACAGTTCTTTGTGGCCTATCGTGGCTGGCTACCGATGCAAGGTAGCCGTGATGCTAAAGAGCTGTATCGGCTATGGGAGAATAACTTTCTTGCCTATGTTGATATGGACTCCTACAACGAGATAGCCGTCACTCCGCAATAA
- a CDS encoding WYL domain-containing protein, translating into MSNKTSIEGLSALLHTLMLIPQHRWITVRELQQQLALLDIHRTTRSIKRYLDEVIVEVFNVECDSMSMPHVYRKTSEQLWKLDKQEMLYWQLTNKYLLPLIPNALNYGQGRSSERDKPLSHKGSEHLKEQAWLAKVHVALPTIREWSNEQRQVLNAVHTALLNNRMLKVSSQVLQQEKALIEPLGLSVQCDALLLLFRLSGQHTIRTLALPLIDEASVSTFSFTYPTDFNLERFMREHDGISIP; encoded by the coding sequence ATGAGCAATAAAACCAGCATTGAAGGGTTATCCGCTTTGCTGCACACGCTGATGCTTATTCCTCAACATCGATGGATTACCGTTAGGGAGTTGCAGCAGCAGTTAGCCCTACTCGATATCCATCGCACCACGCGCAGCATTAAACGCTACCTCGATGAAGTCATTGTGGAGGTGTTTAACGTGGAGTGTGATTCGATGAGCATGCCTCATGTTTATCGGAAAACCTCTGAGCAATTATGGAAGCTCGATAAGCAGGAAATGCTCTATTGGCAGTTGACCAACAAGTACTTACTGCCGCTTATTCCTAATGCACTGAATTATGGGCAAGGTCGCTCCTCGGAGAGAGACAAACCTTTATCCCACAAGGGCTCAGAGCATTTAAAAGAGCAAGCATGGTTAGCCAAAGTCCATGTGGCATTGCCCACTATTCGTGAGTGGAGTAATGAGCAGAGGCAAGTATTGAATGCGGTACACACGGCATTGCTGAACAACCGTATGCTTAAGGTATCGAGTCAAGTTTTGCAGCAAGAGAAGGCGCTCATTGAACCACTGGGACTCTCGGTTCAGTGTGACGCGCTCTTGCTGCTCTTTCGATTATCCGGTCAACACACGATACGCACCCTAGCCTTGCCTTTGATTGATGAGGCCAGTGTATCGACGTTTTCTTTTACCTATCCGACTGATTTCAATCTTGAGCGGTTCATGCGTGAACACGATGGAATCAGTATACCCTGA
- a CDS encoding DUF2787 domain-containing protein — MIELHYGELSIDDALHASLEALLNRYNILDNAERLVLNCRQMSYYRHRQGLHPIEVQLKRESGSSPWLVVFFASFSYPDDNSTTVEPELYFHLANRWCYQPDVGSTDLSHPEVQELLSVWMKAFVRHLSRNVFDDVQLTMVGTFQ; from the coding sequence ATGATTGAGCTACATTATGGTGAGCTTTCTATTGATGATGCTTTACATGCGTCACTGGAAGCACTTCTGAATAGATACAACATCTTGGACAATGCGGAACGACTCGTATTGAACTGCCGCCAAATGAGTTACTACCGACATCGACAAGGTTTGCACCCCATTGAGGTGCAGCTTAAACGTGAGTCAGGCTCAAGCCCTTGGCTGGTGGTGTTCTTTGCCAGCTTCTCTTATCCCGATGACAACAGCACAACCGTTGAGCCTGAGTTGTACTTTCATCTGGCTAATCGCTGGTGCTATCAACCTGATGTGGGGAGCACGGATTTATCCCACCCAGAGGTACAAGAGCTGCTCTCGGTATGGATGAAAGCCTTTGTTCGCCATCTATCCAGAAACGTCTTTGATGACGTTCAACTGACGATGGTCGGCACGTTCCAATAA